A single region of the Halictus rubicundus isolate RS-2024b unplaced genomic scaffold, iyHalRubi1_principal scaffold0047, whole genome shotgun sequence genome encodes:
- the LOC143363458 gene encoding uncharacterized protein LOC143363458, translated as MSLASSAGTAKAATQLIFQSVVDPSTKFEVNAFVLSKLTSQLPTRRLMEIDIGMFADLSLADPLFYVPDSVDIILGADVYGQLLKSGLKRFSDSSLVAQDTALGWIISGTVSADISRRAETSEHLQAYHSVWEDDLDISLQRFWILEELPPIIATLDSKDDACERLFRDTHFRDTNGRYVVRLPFNSDPPEVGVETRFMALKCLASIHRRFDRDPDLAIAYRKFISVYEDLGHMERVSFNEINNSKAWYFPHHAVVRSKIRVVFDASRKNKGGRCPNDFLMKGPALQRDLCLILLNWRRYQFVFTTDVVKMFRQIYVASEQRDFQRIVWSPSHSDPPVDYRLTTVTYGTACAPYLAIRTLQQVAIDEGARFPLGAACLNSNTYVDDIFAGADDLSDALKTRQELVDMLRTAGIELDKWAANHNDLLPTKSSQYENIDQKSIADDELVKALGIRWNPTSDEFSFVAVNFEELIKAMTKRTVLSNIARLFDPLGWLAPITVTAKILMQDLWIVKCDWDETLPIDLRERWLQYCSSLSELSKLTINRWLGASLNSHAQIHGFSDASSRAFAAVVYIRMIDDNNRVHVSLLTAKCKVSPVKTVSIPNLELCGAVLLVKLLRYVKGLEFLQGFPMFAWTDSQIVLTWLRKHPCSWKTFVANRVSYIQTELPNVIWAHVPTRENPADLATRGCKPSNLINCNLWWNVPDWLVKTDEHWPKMASSSQVLHVDQIVSEPELFCRFSSFSLLIRVVAYCLRPFNVLKRRKSSLTPLPVYLTAIELNEARNVVFRLAQNHAFASEIELLSHGKPLPKRNGLCSLNPMYDETDRLLRVGGRLGNSSLPHEKKHPLILPRDSTLSRLLVRYAHRKCFHGGPTLTSNIVMQYAWILGRNRLVKTAIRNCIVCQRNKPRLAHQMMGNLPVSRVTPARPFSTSGLDYAGPFQIKSSKGRGHKSYKGYIVLFICFASRAIHLEAVSDLTTKIFLAAYKRFASRRGICTNLFSDNATTFQAADKELRSMFKSGSEFYKSVAASLANDGTSWTFIPANSPHCGGLWEAGVRSVKYHLKRVLGDRILTFEEFSTVLAEIELCLNSRPICPLNSDIDDLRVLTPAHFLIGEIPGLIPDKDYSNVPENCLERFHLLQAIRNDFWKRWSSEYIQHLQERSKWRGQTKNFAIGQLVLLRDDRYPPSKWPLGRVIEVHPGSDGLVRVVTVKTIPSWISWF; from the coding sequence ATGTCGTTGGCCAGTTCAGCAGGAACAGCTAAGGCTGCAACGCAGCTAATATTTCAGTCTGTTGTCGATCCGTCAACTAAGTTTGAAGTCAATGCCTTTGTTTTGTCAAAATTAACGTCGCAGCTTCCAACACGTAGGTTAATGGAGATCGATATTGGAATGTTTGCTGATTTATCTTTGGCAGATCCATTGTTCTATGTTCCTGATTCTGTAGATATTATTTTAGGCGCAGATGTTTACGGACAGCTATTGAAGTCAGGGTTGAAAAGATTTTCTGATTCATCTTTAGTTGCCCAAGATACAGCGTTAGGCTGGATAATTTCCGGTACAGTGTCGGCGGATATTTCACGGCGGGCGGAAACTTCTGAGCATCTTCAGGCGTATCACAGTGTTTGGGAAGACGACTTAGATATATCGTTACAACGTTTTTGGATCCTCGAAGAGTTACCACCAATAATTGCGACTCTTGATTCTAAAGATGATGCTTGCGAAAGATTGTTTAGGGATACACACTTTCGAGATACCAATGGACGTTATGTTGTACGTCTGCCTTTCAATTCAGATCCTCCAGAAGTCGGAGTCGAGACTCGATTTATGGCTTTGAAATGTTTAGCTTCGATTCATCGACGTTTTGATCGTGATCCTGACTTAGCAATCGCTTATCGGAAGTTTATAAGCGTTTATGAGGATCTTGGTCACATGGAACGCGTCTCgtttaatgaaattaacaaCTCGAAGGCGTGGTATTTTCCGCATCATGCGGTGGTGCGATCAAAGATCCGGGTTGTTTTTGACGCATCTCGGAAGAATAAAGGAGGACGTTGTCCAAACGATTTCCTTATGAAAGGCCCTGCTCTTCAACGCGATTTATgtctaattttattgaattggcGTCGATACCAGTTCGTATTCACGACCGATGTTGTTAAGATGTTTCGTCAGATTTATGTTGCGTCGGAACAGAGAGATTTTCAACGAATCGTATGGTCTCCTAGTCATTCGGATCCCCCTGTTGATTATCGTCTCACAACAGTGACTTATGGCACAGCATGTGCTCCTTACCTTGCGATTCGCACACTTCAGCAAGTAGCAATCGATGAGGGTGCTCGATTTCCACTCGGTGCTGCTTGCCTAAATTCTAATACGTATGTAGACGATATATTTGCCGGAGCAGATGATCTCTCTGATGCGTTGAAAACGCGTCAAGAACTAGTCGATATGTTACGTACAGCAGGAATTGAACTCGACAAGTGGGCCGCGAATCATAATGATTTGTTGCCTACGAAATCTTCGCAATATGAGAACATTGACCAAAAAAGCATCGCAGATGACGAATTAGTGAAAGCTCTAGGTATTCGTTGGAATCCAACGTCTGATGAATTCAGTTTTGTCGCTGTAAATTTCGAAGAGCTGATTAAAGCAATGACGAAACGAACTGTTTTATCAAACATCGCGCGTTTATTTGATCCTTTGGGGTGGCTCGCGCCGATAACGGTTACAGCTAAAATTTTAATGCAAGATCTTTGGATTGTAAAATGCGATTGGGACGAGACGTTACCTATAGACCTTCGAGAACGATGGCTCCAGTATTGCAGTTCGCTTTCTGAGCTATCGAAGTTAACCATTAACCGATGGTTAGGTGCATCTTTAAATTCACATGCACAGATTCACGGATTTTCTGACGCTTCATCGCGGGCTTTCGCTGCAGTTGTCTATATTCGAATGATTGACGATAACAATCGCGTACATGTTTCTTTGTTAACTGCAAAATGCAAGGTATCCCCTGTCAAAACTGTGAGCATACCGAATCTTGAGTTGTGCGGGGCAGTGTTGCTCGTAAAACTTTTGCGTTATGTAAAAGGTTTGGAATTTTTGCAAGGTTTCCCAATGTTTGCGTGGACCGATAGTCAAATTGTTTTGACTTGGCTTCGAAAACATCCGTGTAGCTGGAAGACCTTTGTTGCGAATCGGGTATCCTATATCCAGACTGAATTACCTAATGTTATTTGGGCACATGTACCGACTCGTGAGAATCCGGCAGATTTGGCGACACGAGGTTGTAAACCCTCTAATTTGATCAATTGTAATTTATGGTGGAACGTGCCTGATTGGTTAGTGAAGACTGACGAGCATTGGCCCAAGATGGCATCGTCTTCTCAAGTATTACATGTTGATCAAATTGTGAgcgaaccagaacttttctgtagATTTTCCTCCTTTTCTCTGTTAATTCGTGTTGTAGCATATTGTTTACGTCCATTCAATGTTCTTAAGAGACGCAAAAGTAGTTTAACTCCATTGCCTGTTTATCTCACAGCCATAGAATTGAACGAGGCCCGAAATGTTGTGTTTAGATTAGCTCAAAATCACGCATTTGCATCAGAAATTGAACTCTTATCACATGGGAAGCCGTTACCTAAACGCAACGGTTTATGTAGTTTAAATCCGATGTATGATGAGACGGATCGTTTATTACGGGTAGGAGGTCGTCTTGGAAATTCAAGTTTACCTCACGAAAAGAAACATCCGCTGATTTTGCCGCGAGATTCGACACTTAGTCGCTTATTAGTACGGTACGCGCATCGGAAATGTTTTCACGGGGGACCAACACTTACTTCTAATATTGTGATGCAATATGCGTGGATTTTGGGTCGAAATCGTTTAGTTAAGACTGCGATCAGGAACTGTATAGTTTGTCAACGCAACAAACCACGTCTAGCTCATCAGATGATGGGTAATTTGCCTGTCTCACGAGTGACTCCGGCTCGACCATTTTCGACGTCAGGTCTAGATTATGCCGGTCCCTTTCAAATTAAAAGCTCTAAGGGTCGAGGGCACAAATCTTATAAGGGATATATAGTGCTCTTTATCTGTTTTGCGTCGCGAGCGATACATCTTGAAGCGGTTAGCGATCTTACAACTAAGATTTTTCTCGCCGCCTATAAACGTTTTGCGAGTAGACGCGGAATTTGTACGAATCTTTTTTCTGACAATGCAACTACTTTTCAAGCTGCTGATAAAGAGTTGCGAAGTATGTTTAAATCAGgttctgaattttataaaagcGTTGCTGCGTCTCTTGCGAATGATGGAACATCTTGGACATTTATTCCAGCGAATTCTCCTCATTGCGGAGGTTTGTGGGAGGCTGGAGTAAGATCTGTGAAGTATCATCTCAAGCGTGTCCTCGGTGATAGAATATTAACTTTCGAAGAGTTTTCTACAGTGCTCGCCGAAATAGAATTGTGTCTAAACTCACGTCCAATATGtcctttaaattctgatattgaCGATTTACGGGTTTTGACACCTGCACATTTTTTGATCGGCGAAATTCCTGGTTTAATTCCTGATAAAGATTATTCCAATGTACCGGAAAACTGTTTAGAACGTTTTCATCTGCTTCAAGccattcgaaatgatttttggaaGCGGTGGTCATCAGAATATATACAACATTTGCAAGAGCGTTCAAAATGGCGAGGTCAAACTAAGAATTTTGCAATTGGACAATTAGTTTTATTACGCGATGATCGTTATCCGCCTTCGAAATGGCCTTTGGGACGTGTGATAGAGGTTCATCCCGGTTCAGACGGGTTAGTTAGAGTCGTCACCGTTAAAACAATACCTTCTTGGATTTCTTGGTTTTGA
- the LOC143363457 gene encoding uncharacterized protein LOC143363457, whose product MRRSVHEIEEIPRTSSPSPEDIQCEEHFASTHFRTPEGRYVVRLPFKDTSSTPLGASRSSALSHLLFSERRLKRNPIQAAEYIRFLLEYESLGHMEKVTSTDEQSSPTYFIPHHGVARTDSTTIRLRVVFNASCRTSTGISLNDLLLTGPKLQTDLTSVISLWRQSRFVFTADIEKMYRQILMDPRDRDYQRILWRANPSDQVQEYRLSTVTYGTASAPFQAQRVIQQLVEDEGASFPLAVPVLRYQIYVDDCIFGADHIQLARQTRDQLINLVQKGGFRLRKWASNRSVLLSDLDQSDHGLACAKEFKSDEYLKILGITWCPESDHFKFRLSLQSHSKSTKRGLLSLIAKLFDPLGWAAPVVITAKIIIQQLWNLKCDWDDPLPVEFHTQWERYRSLLHHLELAQIPRWTGQTADTVHVQLRGFSDASSVAYAAVLYLPPELVSHPLWWTGPQWLRLAPEFWPNQPKIEEANIPEKTRVQVPILSSTTLAPWDLQTRYSSWKKLLRVTAYIIRFAEATRHKPITLSLAAKRPEHVRPELSLHPAEIQTARYYWYKTIQRACFPDELSKLFAKKPLTSSSPLSKLNPYLDSSELIRIRGRLRHSNIPESMKHPIVLRSHPLLALIILHHHLETLHGGPSITLASLREDLWILRARTTVRSILHRCVRYTREAAKVPTELMGDLPSMRVNPESRAFTHTGVDYAGPISVRISSGRGHKAHKAYIAVFICMTTKAVHLELVSDYSSQAFISAFHRFIARRGLPQIMYSDNGTTFQGADRELTKAYSDAIRQSTFLNEIAANRVAWHFLPPAAPHFGGLWESIPPKKVHRRAHSNVRGDGHAAL is encoded by the exons ATGAGACGTTCGGTGCATGAAATTGAGGAGATTCCTCGGACGTCCAGTCCCAGTCCCGAAGATATTCAGTGCGAAGAACACTTCGCATCAACGCATTTTCGTACGCCGGAGGGCAGATATGTTGTCCGTCTTCCTTTCAAGGACACTTCGTCCACACCACTCGGAGCCTCGCGGTCCTCCGCTCTTTCTCACTTGTTGTTCTCAGAACGCCGTCTCAAACGAAACCCAATTCAGGCAGCGGAGTACATACGCTTTCTCCTAGAATATGAATCCCTAGGTCACATGGAAAAGGTGACATCCACCGACGAGCAATCGTCTCCGACGTACTTCATCCCGCATCACGGGGTTGCGCGAACGGACAGTACCACAATCCGTCTCCGTGTAGTGTTTAACGCGTCCTGTCGCACTTCGACGGGCATCTCCCTAAACGATCTGTTGTTAACAGGACCGAAGCTACAAACCGACCTAACGTCAGTCATTTCATTGTGGCGGCAAAGTAGATTCGTCTTCACGGCCGACATTGAAAAAATGTATCGCCAGATTCTAATGGACCCGCGAGATCGGGATTATCAACGAATTCTGTGGCGTGCCAATCCGTCTGACCAAGTACAAGAATACCGCCTCAGTACGGTCACCTACGGGACCGCCTCGGCCCCATTTCAAGCCCAACGGGTTATCCAGCAGCTGGTTGAGGACGAAGGCGCTTCGTTCCCTCTAGCTGTCCCCGTGCTACGGTACCAAATTTATGTCGATGACTGCATCTTTGGAGCCGACCATATTCAGCTAGCGCGGCAAACGCGCGATCAGCTCATCAACCTCGTACAAAAAGGAGGGTTCCGTCTCCGCAAGTGGGCAAGCAATCGGTCAGTTCTCCTCTCAGATTTGGATCAGTCCGACCATGGACTCGCGTGCGCGAAAGAATTCAAGAGCGACGAATACCTAAAGATCTTGGGGATCACGTGGTGCCCCGAGAGCGACCACTTCAAGTTTCGACTGTCCTTACAAAGCCACTCCAAATCGACCAAACGCGGTCTCTTATCCCTTATAGCGAAACTGTTCGATCCACTAGGGTGGGCTGCGCCAGTAGTCATCACGGCCAAGATTATCATTCAACAGCTGTGGAACTTGAAATGCGACTGGGACGACCCCCTCCCAGTCGAATTCCACACTCAGTGGGAACGATACCGTTCACTCCTCCACCACTTGGAGCTGGCTCAGATTCCGCGCTGGACGGGACAAACAGCAGACACCGTTCACGTCCAACTTCGCGGCTTCTCCGACGCGTCCTCGGTCGCTTATGCAGCGGTACTTTACCTCC CGCCAGAGTTAGTCTCCCACCCTTTGTGGTGGACCGGTCCGCAGTGGCTGCGGCTCGCTCCTGAATTTTGGCCAAACCAACCGAAAATCGAAGAGGCAAACATCCCCGAAAAAACCAGGGTTCAAGTCCCAATTCTCTCATCCACCACGCTCGCGCCCTGGGACCTCCAGACTCGATATTCCTCGTGGAAAAAACTCCTTCGGGTGACCGCCTATATTATCCGGTTCGCGGAGGCCACGCGCCATAAACCCATCACCTTATCGCTCGCGGCAAAGCGCCCAGAGCACGTCAGACCAGAACTCTCGTTGCACCCGGCCGAAATCCAAACCGCCAGGTACTACTGGTACAAAACAATTCAACGGGCATGCTTTCCCGACGAGTTGTCCAAGCTCTTCGCGAAGAAGCCATTAACGAGTTCCAGCCCGTTGTCCAAATTAAACCCTTACCTCGACTCGAGCGAGTTGATCCGGATAAGGGGCAGGCTGCGACACTCCAATATTCCAGAATCGATGAAACATCCTATAGTCCTCCGCTCTCACCCACTTCTGGCCCTCATAATCTTGCACCATCACCTGGAAACGCTTCATGGGGGTCCCTCAATCACCCTTGCCTCCCTTCGTGAAGACTTGTGGATACTACGAGCCCGAACGACGGTAAGGTCGATCCTGCATCGGTGCGTCCGATACACCCGAGAAGCTGCCAAAGTTCCGACCGAACTCATGGGGGACTTGCCAAGCATGCGCGTCAACCCTGAATCGCGAGCGTTCACCCACACCGGCGTCGATTATGCAGGACCCATATCGGTACGAATATCGTCGGGGCGCGGTCACAAAGCGCATAAGGCATACATCGCCGTGTTCATCTGCATGACCACGAAAGCGGTCCATCTGGAACTGGTCTCAGACTACAGCTCGCAGGCGTTTATAAGCGCCTTCCACCGTTTCATCGCGCGTCGAGGTTTGCCCCAAATCATGTATTCCGACAACGGAACCACCTTCCAGGGCGCGGATCGCGAGTTAACCAAGGCATATAGCGATGCGATCCGCCAATCAACATTCCTTAACGAAATCGCCGCCAACAGAGTAGCATGGCATTTCTTACCCCCAGCAGCGCCGCACTTTGGCGGCTTGTGGGAGAGTATACCACCTAAAAAGGTGCATCGGCGCGCACACTCTAACGTTCGAGGAGATGGCCACGCTGCTCTGTAG